A stretch of Methanoregula sp. UBA64 DNA encodes these proteins:
- a CDS encoding DUF6159 family protein gives MFDRIMRSFELVKASWRILMEDKKLLVFPILSGIITLLVIATFILPLIITKSAYSLSTNSVAGIILLFLFYLVSYFVVIFFNVGLISCVNARLNGKDMTIGEGLSAAGRHLGAIFAWAVIAATVGLILHMIEDRAGFLGQIAAAMVGGVWSLVTLFVVPVLAFEDKGVFAAMKESLGLFKKTWGESVVGTLSISLIFIAIGFVGFLLFLATLFVGNPTLILVALALFIVLIAVLAILSSAMQGIFTVALYTYAKTGAAPKVFGPGVVENAFAPQSRQQFGPGNI, from the coding sequence ATGTTCGATCGGATAATGCGCAGTTTCGAGCTTGTCAAGGCGAGCTGGCGGATTCTCATGGAGGACAAGAAGCTCCTAGTCTTTCCCATCCTTTCGGGGATCATAACCCTGCTGGTGATCGCGACCTTTATCCTGCCGTTGATTATTACCAAGAGTGCGTACTCCCTTTCCACCAACTCGGTTGCGGGGATTATCCTGCTGTTCCTCTTCTACCTGGTCAGCTACTTTGTGGTCATCTTCTTTAACGTGGGCCTCATCAGCTGTGTGAATGCCCGGCTGAACGGGAAAGATATGACTATCGGAGAAGGCCTTTCCGCTGCAGGACGGCACCTTGGCGCCATCTTTGCATGGGCAGTCATCGCCGCAACGGTCGGTCTGATCCTGCACATGATCGAGGACCGGGCAGGGTTTTTAGGCCAGATTGCCGCGGCCATGGTCGGGGGAGTCTGGAGCCTGGTCACCCTCTTTGTGGTCCCGGTACTTGCATTTGAAGACAAAGGGGTCTTTGCTGCGATGAAGGAGTCCCTGGGACTCTTTAAGAAGACCTGGGGGGAGAGCGTTGTCGGGACACTCTCGATTTCGCTGATCTTCATTGCGATCGGGTTTGTGGGATTCCTCCTGTTCCTTGCCACGCTCTTTGTCGGCAACCCGACGCTCATTCTCGTGGCGCTCGCCCTCTTTATCGTGCTCATTGCCGTCCTTGCCATCCTATCGTCGGCAATGCAGGGAATCTTTACGGTCGCCCTGTACACCTATGCAAAGACCGGCGCTGCCCCGAAGGTCTTTGGGCCGGGCGTTGTCGAGAACGCCTTTGCCCCGCAGAGCCGGCAGCAGTTCGGCCCGGGCAACATCTGA
- a CDS encoding MBL fold metallo-hydrolase, whose protein sequence is MQVAFLGTNGWYDSATGNTVSALITAKDYDIILDAGNGIAKADRYLNQEKPAFLFLSHFHLDHTEGLHVLVKFRFKKGLTICGGIGTTANLAGLLRDPYTVPLDEVPFPVTVTELAEGLHELPFKVTCLPLVHPVPCMGYRFEIDGKVVTYCTDTGICENAVTLARNADLLITECGLKPGEKSPLWPHMNPEDAIDVAKRAGAKRLALTHFGAEVYKTMEERRALKTRFEKECPGLIVSEDELQVGV, encoded by the coding sequence ATGCAGGTCGCCTTTCTTGGGACGAACGGGTGGTACGATTCGGCAACGGGAAATACCGTCTCGGCGCTGATTACGGCAAAGGACTACGATATCATCCTCGATGCGGGAAACGGCATCGCAAAGGCCGACCGGTACCTTAACCAGGAGAAACCGGCCTTTCTCTTCCTCTCCCATTTCCACCTCGACCACACGGAGGGTCTCCATGTGCTCGTGAAGTTCCGGTTCAAAAAAGGGCTTACTATCTGCGGGGGGATCGGGACAACCGCGAACCTTGCCGGCCTGCTTCGCGATCCCTACACCGTCCCCCTCGATGAGGTCCCCTTCCCGGTGACCGTGACCGAACTTGCCGAAGGTCTCCACGAACTTCCCTTTAAGGTCACCTGCCTGCCGCTCGTACACCCTGTCCCCTGCATGGGCTACCGGTTCGAGATCGACGGGAAGGTGGTGACCTACTGCACGGACACCGGGATCTGCGAGAACGCGGTGACCCTTGCACGCAATGCGGACCTCCTCATCACGGAATGCGGGCTTAAGCCCGGCGAAAAGAGCCCTCTCTGGCCCCATATGAACCCGGAGGATGCAATTGATGTAGCAAAGCGGGCCGGGGCAAAGCGCCTGGCGCTGACGCATTTCGGGGCCGAGGTCTATAAGACGATGGAGGAACGCCGGGCACTAAAGACACGGTTTGAAAAAGAGTGTCCCGGGCTTATCGTCTCCGAGGATGAGCTGCAGGTCGGGGTATAA
- a CDS encoding DEAD/DEAH box helicase, with protein MNSRLQFSDLSLSKEIAKAIENMGFEEPTPIQALAIPLIQAGRDVTAQAQTGTGKTSAFGIPVIENIDASQKVVQAIVLCPTRELAIQIAEEFSHLLAYLPKITVLPVYGGQPIERQLRALAQGVHIVIGTPGRVMDHLKRRTLSLDNVSMVVLDEADQMLDMGFRDDIERILKRIPQKRQTLLFSATMPQPIIEISKRFLNKPEFVRVEYQELTVPAIEQTYVEVRDRDKLESLCRVIDVVDPHLVIIFCNTKRGAEDLAGRVRARGYRAEELHGDMKQSQRDRVMGGFRKGSIEILIATDVAARGIDVEDVDMVINYDVPQDVEYYVHRIGRTGRAGKSGRAITFVTPRDFTKLREIQKYTRVQITRIPLPTTKDVVESKTKTILEEVREIVRNGGVEPYARLIEQESEGDLTTLDIAAALLKMQMEQGAEAKREHAPADFGDTGAEAGMVRFFLGLGRDHNVAPKDIVGAIANETGIPGKSIGAIRILDTYSFVEIPRDCAEEVYTIMKERTIRGQPTGIEPAQGRRE; from the coding sequence ATGAATTCAAGGTTGCAGTTTTCCGATCTCTCGCTCTCAAAAGAGATCGCGAAAGCCATAGAAAATATGGGCTTTGAAGAGCCCACCCCTATCCAGGCACTCGCCATCCCCCTCATCCAGGCCGGCCGTGACGTGACTGCGCAGGCGCAGACCGGTACCGGTAAAACATCCGCATTTGGCATCCCCGTTATCGAAAACATCGACGCATCGCAGAAGGTCGTGCAGGCCATCGTGCTCTGCCCGACCCGTGAACTTGCCATCCAGATCGCCGAGGAATTCTCGCATCTCCTCGCATACCTCCCGAAGATCACGGTCCTGCCGGTCTATGGCGGCCAGCCCATCGAGCGCCAGCTCAGGGCTCTTGCCCAGGGAGTCCATATCGTGATCGGTACCCCCGGCCGCGTGATGGACCACCTGAAACGCCGCACCCTCTCGCTCGACAACGTTTCGATGGTTGTGCTCGACGAGGCAGACCAGATGCTTGACATGGGTTTCCGGGACGACATCGAGCGCATCTTAAAGCGCATCCCGCAGAAGAGGCAGACGCTCCTTTTTTCGGCAACGATGCCCCAGCCGATCATCGAGATCTCGAAACGGTTCCTGAACAAACCCGAGTTTGTCCGGGTCGAGTACCAGGAACTTACCGTCCCGGCCATCGAACAGACCTATGTCGAGGTCAGGGACCGGGACAAGCTCGAATCCCTCTGCCGGGTGATCGATGTTGTCGACCCGCACCTGGTGATCATCTTCTGCAACACGAAAAGAGGCGCAGAAGACCTTGCCGGCCGCGTCCGGGCGCGGGGCTACCGTGCCGAGGAACTCCACGGCGACATGAAACAGTCCCAGCGCGACCGGGTCATGGGCGGGTTCCGGAAAGGTTCCATCGAGATTTTAATCGCCACCGATGTCGCTGCCCGCGGGATCGATGTCGAGGATGTCGACATGGTGATCAACTACGATGTCCCGCAGGACGTCGAGTACTATGTCCACCGGATCGGCCGGACGGGCCGGGCCGGAAAGAGCGGGCGGGCGATCACCTTTGTCACGCCCCGGGACTTCACCAAGCTCCGCGAGATCCAGAAATATACCCGGGTCCAGATTACCCGGATCCCCCTGCCAACCACAAAAGACGTTGTCGAATCCAAGACAAAGACCATCCTCGAAGAGGTGCGCGAGATAGTCCGCAACGGGGGAGTAGAACCGTATGCGCGGTTAATCGAGCAGGAAAGCGAAGGCGACCTGACCACGCTTGACATTGCCGCAGCGCTCCTAAAGATGCAGATGGAGCAGGGTGCAGAGGCGAAAAGGGAACATGCCCCGGCCGATTTCGGGGACACCGGCGCCGAAGCCGGCATGGTCAGGTTCTTTTTGGGCCTTGGCCGCGACCACAACGTGGCCCCGAAGGATATCGTGGGAGCCATTGCAAACGAGACCGGTATCCCAGGAAAATCCATCGGCGCTATCCGTATCCTCGATACCTACTCGTTTGTAGAAATTCCCCGCGACTGCGCTGAAGAGGTCTATACGATCATGAAGGAGCGTACGATCCGTGGCCAGCCCACCGGGATCGAGCCGGCCCAGGGCCGGAGGGAATAA
- a CDS encoding YkgJ family cysteine cluster protein, whose product MIAVSLLPIPSRISALAAERDALSLYPEERFSGIIRDVRFRCTSCGKCCTRAFNGHVFLLDRDVAAVRSIDPCALEPAPDPEFCDQNGIFYVSGYALKVKNDPDGSCWFLENNRCRIYDRRFSICRIYPYMLHREPDERGKVDWRQISGLERHGGYDAEISLEESMEIARETIAYEHAFLSQQIAFLECVQGLFLKAGLRHVQKIYDGQMREYRSGAPITVMAYYNGALEKQVICRNHDER is encoded by the coding sequence GTGATTGCTGTTTCCCTCCTCCCTATTCCTTCCCGGATCTCAGCGCTCGCTGCCGAGCGGGATGCACTGTCATTGTACCCCGAGGAGCGCTTTTCCGGTATTATCCGTGACGTGCGCTTCCGGTGCACCTCCTGCGGTAAATGCTGTACCCGGGCATTCAACGGCCATGTCTTCCTGCTCGACCGGGATGTCGCGGCAGTCAGGAGTATCGACCCTTGTGCCCTGGAACCGGCACCGGATCCCGAGTTCTGCGACCAGAACGGTATTTTCTACGTATCCGGGTATGCCCTGAAAGTGAAGAACGATCCGGATGGATCGTGCTGGTTTCTGGAAAACAACCGGTGCCGGATTTACGATCGCAGGTTTTCCATCTGCCGCATCTACCCGTACATGCTCCACCGGGAACCGGACGAGCGGGGAAAAGTGGACTGGCGCCAGATCTCCGGCCTTGAAAGGCACGGCGGGTACGATGCAGAGATCTCCTTAGAGGAAAGCATGGAGATCGCCCGGGAGACGATCGCCTACGAACACGCGTTCCTCTCCCAGCAGATTGCGTTCCTGGAGTGTGTTCAGGGTTTGTTTTTGAAAGCCGGGCTCCGGCATGTCCAGAAGATATACGACGGGCAGATGCGCGAGTACCGCAGCGGTGCCCCGATCACGGTCATGGCCTACTACAACGGCGCACTGGAAAAACAGGTAATCTGCAGGAATCACGATGAGAGGTAA
- a CDS encoding alpha/beta hydrolase, whose product MIRETPRNFLDILRSYVPDPSHPAGTLREEFADFFTEFQSEARPSVEPVLIRGDLRGVWCKVPESRPDRTLLFFHGGDFTVGSTADHLGFCSELARAGQSRLFSVDYRLAPEQVFPAQADDALAAYRYLLKQGVLPHRIIPVGISAGATLVLDLLLMLRDQHLPLPPAAVCMSPVVDLKFGGESITASQDTDWMTPGRLAALRTAYLGGREPDDPLASPINAQLSGLPPVYLQTGTGELLYDDISAFARKMKWAGVPVRFEIWEGMFHYWQIFGRQIPEAGGAVSHIGAFVRDIFDR is encoded by the coding sequence ATGATCCGTGAAACGCCGCGGAATTTCCTGGACATTCTCCGGTCCTATGTTCCCGATCCCTCCCACCCGGCCGGGACCCTGCGGGAGGAGTTCGCGGATTTTTTCACCGAGTTCCAGAGCGAGGCACGCCCGTCCGTGGAACCGGTCCTCATTCGCGGGGATCTCCGCGGCGTATGGTGCAAGGTACCGGAATCGCGGCCGGACCGGACGCTTCTCTTCTTCCACGGGGGGGATTTCACGGTCGGATCCACAGCGGATCACCTGGGGTTCTGCTCCGAACTGGCACGGGCAGGGCAGTCCCGGCTCTTCTCGGTCGATTACCGGCTTGCCCCGGAGCAGGTCTTCCCGGCACAGGCAGACGACGCCCTTGCAGCGTACCGGTATCTTCTCAAACAGGGTGTCCTGCCCCACCGGATTATCCCGGTCGGCATATCGGCCGGAGCAACCCTTGTCCTTGACCTCCTGCTCATGCTCCGCGACCAGCACCTGCCCCTGCCACCGGCGGCAGTCTGCATGTCCCCCGTTGTCGATTTAAAATTTGGCGGGGAATCGATCACCGCCAGCCAGGATACGGACTGGATGACACCGGGCCGGCTTGCGGCACTCCGGACCGCCTACCTTGGCGGCAGGGAGCCGGATGACCCGCTCGCCTCGCCCATAAACGCACAGCTCTCCGGACTGCCCCCGGTGTACCTCCAGACCGGGACCGGCGAACTTCTCTACGACGACATCTCTGCCTTTGCAAGGAAGATGAAATGGGCGGGGGTGCCGGTCAGGTTCGAGATCTGGGAAGGGATGTTCCATTACTGGCAGATCTTCGGCCGCCAGATCCCCGAGGCAGGCGGTGCGGTCTCCCATATCGGGGCGTTTGTCAGGGACATATTCGACCGGTAA
- a CDS encoding Holliday junction resolvase-like protein, protein MDLIYSGIAALIALVTGFILGWGYVKAQITAIEARCRAELEQWKAEAAKEIRKDSVNRSRSTLKGKIAEQMAPVYPAFRYLPADARFIGSPVDYIVFDGLSEVADEHGTSLKIVFMDVKHGAATLTRTQRVIKKAVDEGRVSWETLHIPDER, encoded by the coding sequence ATGGATCTTATCTACAGCGGTATTGCGGCGCTGATCGCTCTCGTTACCGGGTTTATTCTCGGATGGGGGTATGTAAAAGCCCAGATCACCGCGATAGAGGCCCGCTGCCGTGCCGAACTTGAACAGTGGAAGGCAGAAGCTGCAAAAGAGATCCGGAAAGACTCGGTGAACCGTTCCCGGTCAACCCTGAAGGGAAAGATCGCAGAGCAGATGGCCCCGGTGTACCCCGCGTTCCGGTATCTTCCCGCAGACGCACGGTTCATCGGTTCCCCGGTGGACTATATTGTTTTTGACGGGCTGTCTGAAGTGGCAGACGAACACGGGACCTCCCTTAAAATCGTGTTCATGGATGTCAAGCACGGGGCGGCAACGCTCACCCGGACACAGAGAGTGATAAAAAAGGCGGTCGATGAGGGGAGGGTCTCGTGGGAGACGCTCCATATTCCGGATGAACGATGA
- a CDS encoding deoxyribonuclease IV, with protein sequence MAPVKVGVHVSIAGSLDLAVDRANDAGCNVFQQFSRNPRGWNAKPLVDSDCELYKKKIAATGLLPVDHMPYLPNLASPKPEIWEKSVQSLTAELDRCGRLGIPHLVTHLGHHLGDGIAGGRARVIKAINLALASSGSPTMLLLENTAGEKNSVGSSFEHIGAILAGLSEEKRIGVCFDTCHAFAAGYELRTADGIASTLAQFDEQIGVSRLKIIHLNDTKGDLGSGLDRHEHIGMGYIGEEGFRHILHDPVFARLPLVCETPVDERRDDRGNIAKVRELAA encoded by the coding sequence ATGGCACCGGTAAAGGTCGGCGTCCATGTCTCTATCGCCGGTTCACTCGATCTTGCCGTTGACCGGGCAAACGATGCCGGGTGCAATGTCTTCCAGCAGTTCTCACGGAACCCCCGGGGATGGAATGCCAAGCCCCTCGTGGATTCGGACTGCGAGCTCTACAAAAAGAAGATCGCCGCCACCGGTCTCCTCCCGGTCGACCACATGCCCTACCTCCCGAACCTTGCCTCGCCAAAGCCGGAGATCTGGGAGAAGTCCGTCCAGTCGCTTACCGCAGAACTCGACCGGTGCGGGAGACTGGGCATCCCTCACCTTGTAACCCATCTCGGCCACCACCTCGGGGACGGTATTGCGGGCGGAAGGGCCCGGGTGATAAAGGCCATCAACCTGGCGCTCGCATCGTCGGGATCGCCGACCATGCTGCTCCTCGAAAACACCGCCGGGGAAAAAAACAGCGTGGGCAGCAGCTTCGAACACATCGGGGCAATCCTTGCCGGGCTCTCCGAAGAGAAGCGGATCGGCGTCTGTTTCGACACCTGCCATGCGTTTGCCGCCGGCTACGAGTTACGAACCGCCGACGGGATTGCCTCGACCCTTGCGCAGTTCGACGAGCAGATCGGGGTTTCCCGGCTCAAGATAATCCACCTCAACGATACCAAGGGCGACCTCGGGAGCGGGCTTGACCGGCACGAACATATCGGCATGGGGTATATCGGCGAGGAGGGCTTCAGGCATATCCTGCACGACCCGGTCTTTGCGCGCCTGCCGCTGGTCTGCGAGACGCCGGTGGACGAGCGGAGGGACGACCGGGGCAATATCGCAAAAGTCCGCGAGCTTGCCGCATAA
- a CDS encoding flavodoxin family protein: MKVVAFNGSARKDGNTAILVQTLFKELEKAGIETELVPLAAKKMHGCLACGKCWEKKDRRCVIDDYVNECIAKMDEADGIILASPTYFSDVTTEMKALIDRAGYVALANDSMYRRKIGAAVVAVRRGGAIHTFDTLNHFFFINQMIVPGSRYWNVGIGLEKGDVTKDEEGLETMKVLGENMAWLMKKLKK; the protein is encoded by the coding sequence ATAAAAGTTGTCGCATTCAACGGGAGCGCACGCAAAGACGGGAACACTGCGATCCTCGTGCAGACGCTCTTTAAGGAACTGGAAAAGGCAGGGATCGAGACCGAGCTTGTCCCTCTGGCTGCAAAGAAGATGCACGGGTGCCTTGCCTGCGGGAAGTGCTGGGAGAAGAAGGACCGGCGCTGCGTTATCGACGATTACGTGAACGAGTGCATTGCAAAGATGGACGAGGCAGACGGGATCATCCTTGCCTCGCCGACCTATTTCTCGGATGTGACAACCGAGATGAAGGCCCTCATCGACCGGGCCGGGTACGTGGCGCTTGCCAACGACAGCATGTACAGGAGAAAGATCGGGGCGGCAGTCGTTGCCGTGCGCCGGGGAGGGGCAATTCATACCTTCGATACGCTCAACCATTTCTTCTTCATCAACCAGATGATAGTCCCGGGATCCCGGTACTGGAACGTGGGGATCGGCCTCGAGAAAGGGGATGTTACAAAGGACGAGGAGGGGCTGGAGACCATGAAGGTGCTGGGCGAGAACATGGCCTGGCTGATGAAAAAGCTCAAAAAATAA
- a CDS encoding GNAT family N-acetyltransferase — protein sequence MTVPDMEKVDAGNFPEFLSLIRSLAEFEHLVPPDTAAEERLRADALGETPRYEAYLAKIGTTPAGYVTFYFTYSTFLARPTLYLEDIFVPGQYRGQGIGRHMLGFCRKIARDRGCGRMEWMVLDWNEPAIRFYTKSGAKRLGWYVYRLDREDL from the coding sequence ATGACTGTACCGGATATGGAAAAAGTGGATGCCGGCAATTTCCCGGAATTTCTGTCCCTTATTCGGAGCCTTGCCGAGTTCGAGCACCTGGTACCCCCGGATACTGCGGCAGAAGAGCGTCTCAGGGCCGATGCACTCGGGGAAACGCCCCGGTACGAGGCCTACCTGGCAAAAATCGGTACAACCCCGGCGGGGTATGTTACCTTTTATTTTACGTACTCCACATTCCTTGCCCGGCCCACGCTCTATCTCGAAGATATATTTGTGCCCGGACAGTACCGCGGGCAGGGCATCGGCCGGCATATGCTGGGATTCTGCCGGAAGATTGCACGGGATCGGGGCTGTGGCCGGATGGAATGGATGGTCCTTGACTGGAACGAACCGGCGATACGGTTTTACACAAAGAGCGGGGCAAAACGGCTGGGCTGGTATGTATACCGCCTTGACCGCGAGGATCTGTAA
- a CDS encoding SpoIIE family protein phosphatase — protein sequence MVRRNLKLNVKTKILIVFLALSMVALAVVGYAAFFTMGDMSAIAISSSGQLGDRAVHDSTTALETNAESSLSQLATDQADISNVVFSQVESEMDTFAEYAATVRAKPGGASAITALPQTERSQDPSRSSVYILAPGVTKAGVGDDLASLSPLDDVMTPLLSSDQRITQIYVGTDSGILYVHPWMTGIAPTYDPRTRDWYTAALKSDTVTWSDPYIDASGKGLMITCSRRVPGETNGRTWVVASDVTLATVNSQIIGTQVDGNGYAFLLDKQGNIVARPGISAGETGWGEAFATENLLSSNNSALALVARDMVAGKSGTARVPFPDGEKYIAYAPVKSVNWSVGIVVPVDDVIAPAQKTRSQIVNATGETGTLLQQKMDLAKNVFVILFILLFILVTVLSVLFAQLITRPVARLKEGSEALGRGDLGYRVTVETGDEFEDLARSFNTMAADLKTHMDELQRTTAEKERYAKELEIAKGIQQSFLPDEAPKIEGIELVAKNIPALEVGGDFYDFIPLAKDQWGLVIADVSGKGVPAALFMALSRTLIRASTLANADPATAIGHANQLICEDSKTSMFVTLFYAILDAKAMTLNYVNAGHNPPLLLKGTSSDVVLLKAKGIALGVIDDVSLQSVRVDLRPGDVLVLYTDGVTEAINDMEEEFGEERLLNVITKNRSETAATILERILAAITAFAGDRPQHDDITLLILKAQ from the coding sequence ATGGTGCGCCGGAACCTGAAACTGAATGTCAAGACCAAGATCCTGATCGTGTTCCTGGCACTTTCCATGGTTGCACTGGCAGTCGTGGGGTACGCAGCATTTTTTACCATGGGCGATATGAGTGCCATAGCCATCTCGAGCAGCGGACAGCTGGGAGACCGGGCCGTTCACGACAGCACGACGGCACTTGAAACCAATGCCGAATCCTCCTTAAGCCAGCTCGCAACAGACCAGGCCGATATCAGCAACGTTGTCTTTTCCCAGGTTGAAAGCGAGATGGATACCTTTGCCGAATATGCAGCTACGGTGCGGGCAAAACCCGGGGGAGCCTCCGCAATAACCGCACTCCCCCAGACAGAACGGTCGCAGGATCCCAGCCGTTCATCGGTTTACATCCTCGCACCGGGTGTCACAAAGGCCGGTGTTGGCGACGACCTCGCATCCCTCTCTCCCCTTGATGACGTGATGACGCCCCTCCTCTCTTCCGATCAGCGGATCACGCAGATCTACGTGGGGACTGACAGCGGCATCCTGTACGTTCATCCCTGGATGACGGGTATCGCACCGACCTACGATCCCCGGACACGGGACTGGTATACCGCGGCCCTGAAATCGGATACGGTCACCTGGTCCGACCCCTACATCGATGCCTCGGGAAAAGGCCTGATGATCACCTGCTCGCGGCGGGTGCCGGGGGAAACAAACGGCAGGACCTGGGTTGTTGCATCCGATGTAACGCTTGCAACCGTAAACTCCCAGATCATCGGGACGCAGGTCGACGGTAACGGGTATGCCTTCCTGCTCGACAAACAGGGAAACATTGTTGCGCGCCCGGGGATTTCCGCCGGGGAAACCGGATGGGGGGAAGCGTTTGCAACCGAAAATCTCCTCTCCAGCAACAATTCAGCCCTCGCTCTGGTTGCCCGGGACATGGTTGCCGGGAAGAGCGGGACGGCACGAGTGCCGTTTCCCGATGGTGAAAAATACATTGCCTATGCCCCGGTCAAAAGCGTGAACTGGAGCGTGGGTATCGTTGTCCCGGTCGACGATGTGATTGCACCGGCACAAAAGACCCGGTCCCAGATCGTAAACGCGACCGGCGAGACCGGAACCCTCCTGCAGCAGAAGATGGATCTGGCAAAAAACGTTTTTGTGATCCTCTTTATCCTGCTCTTTATCCTCGTGACGGTGCTCTCGGTCCTCTTTGCACAGCTCATCACCCGGCCGGTTGCCCGGCTTAAGGAAGGATCCGAAGCTCTGGGAAGAGGCGATCTCGGGTACCGGGTAACCGTCGAGACCGGCGACGAGTTCGAGGACCTGGCACGGTCGTTTAACACGATGGCTGCGGATCTCAAGACCCATATGGACGAACTCCAGAGAACGACCGCAGAAAAGGAGCGGTATGCAAAGGAACTCGAGATCGCAAAAGGGATCCAGCAGAGTTTCCTTCCCGATGAGGCCCCGAAGATCGAGGGCATCGAACTGGTGGCAAAGAATATCCCGGCACTCGAGGTAGGCGGCGACTTCTATGACTTCATCCCGCTTGCAAAAGACCAGTGGGGCCTTGTCATCGCCGATGTCTCCGGAAAAGGGGTCCCTGCGGCGCTCTTTATGGCGCTCTCGCGTACGCTGATCCGGGCAAGTACGCTTGCAAATGCAGATCCTGCCACGGCAATCGGGCATGCAAACCAGCTGATCTGCGAGGATTCCAAAACGAGCATGTTCGTGACCCTCTTCTATGCGATCCTCGATGCAAAAGCGATGACGCTCAACTATGTAAACGCCGGCCACAATCCCCCGCTCCTCCTCAAGGGAACATCGTCCGATGTTGTCCTCTTAAAGGCAAAGGGGATAGCGCTCGGGGTTATCGATGACGTCAGCCTCCAGTCAGTACGGGTCGATCTGCGGCCCGGCGACGTCCTGGTGCTCTACACGGACGGGGTAACCGAGGCAATCAACGATATGGAAGAGGAATTCGGCGAAGAGCGGCTCCTGAACGTGATCACGAAGAACCGGAGTGAGACCGCTGCCACCATCCTTGAACGGATCCTTGCCGCTATCACCGCGTTTGCGGGAGACCGGCCCCAGCACGACGATATCACGCTCCTGATCCTCAAGGCGCAGTAA
- a CDS encoding N-formylglutamate amidohydrolase codes for MKYPFLISIPHGGVDVPAEVRSRMALTDCELLWYSDPATRTLFDFGPSVEALIDTPVSRMVVDLNRPPLPLPLKDPDGIIKTRTIDGRQVYIPGKIPDLALIHRWMVQWYFPYHQRVDELIDAHPVRIAFDCHSMLPQGSQEQSDAGKERPLICLGNYGDTRGKARPGSITTCPEDWIGSLAKEFRSEFPGAGNVALNTPFSGGFISNAHYWRKGIPWIQIEINRSLYEDPSTGGKPGAGNERIPALRERIWQVLVRFWEDLPADCRKSPGDR; via the coding sequence ATGAAATACCCGTTCCTTATCTCGATTCCCCACGGCGGTGTCGATGTACCGGCAGAGGTCCGCTCGCGGATGGCACTCACGGACTGCGAACTCCTGTGGTACAGCGATCCTGCGACCCGGACGCTTTTTGATTTCGGACCGTCGGTAGAGGCCCTGATCGATACGCCGGTCTCGCGGATGGTTGTCGATCTGAACCGCCCGCCCCTGCCACTCCCGTTAAAGGATCCTGACGGGATCATCAAGACGCGTACCATCGATGGCAGGCAGGTCTATATCCCCGGTAAAATCCCGGACCTTGCCCTCATCCACCGGTGGATGGTCCAGTGGTATTTCCCCTACCACCAGCGCGTCGATGAACTGATCGATGCTCATCCTGTCCGTATTGCGTTCGACTGCCATTCCATGCTCCCACAGGGTTCGCAGGAGCAGAGCGATGCCGGAAAAGAGCGCCCCCTGATCTGCCTTGGCAACTATGGCGACACCCGGGGGAAGGCCCGGCCGGGAAGTATTACCACCTGCCCGGAGGACTGGATCGGGAGCCTTGCAAAAGAGTTCAGATCTGAATTTCCCGGCGCGGGGAATGTGGCCCTCAACACACCGTTCTCGGGGGGCTTTATCTCAAACGCCCATTACTGGAGGAAAGGTATTCCCTGGATCCAGATCGAAATCAACCGGTCGCTCTACGAAGATCCTTCCACGGGGGGCAAACCGGGTGCAGGGAACGAACGCATACCGGCCCTCCGCGAAAGGATCTGGCAGGTCCTGGTCAGGTTCTGGGAGGATCTGCCCGCAGATTGCCGGAAAAGCCCCGGGGATCGTTAA